From Cinclus cinclus chromosome 2, bCinCin1.1, whole genome shotgun sequence, one genomic window encodes:
- the B3GALT5 gene encoding beta-1,3-galactosyltransferase 5 codes for MKMRGTWLGVPIGHLLALGHRHKWRNTTDSRKFRLFFCLVGLSSASLWVFYSWTQFCMSCESSQGYTFPMETFRRLKGNFSQLPDVDCLENPPFLVLLVASSFQQVDARMAIRHTWGKERTVAGKRLVTFFLLGSPGNASQQAGITAESQRYRDIIQKNFTDTYYNLTLKTMMGIEWIHRFCSQSSFAMKTDTDVFVNVFYLTELLLRKKKTAGFFTGFLKLHEYPIRTRGSKWYVSREEYPGKTYPPFCSGTGYVLSSDVASQIYNISESVPFIKLEDVFIGLCLDKLKIRLEELHSEQTFFPERIRFSVPRFRKIVTCHGIKPPEQLSYWNHLVAGTQGGVL; via the exons ATGAAGATGAGAGGAACCTGGCTGGGTGTGCCCATTGGACACCTGCTGGCTCTGGGACACAGGCACAAATGGAGAAACAcg ACAGATTCCAGAAAGTTCAGGCTGTTTTTCTGCCTGGTGgggctcagcagtgccagcctcTGGGTTTTCTACAGCTGGACCCAATTCTGCATGTcctgtgagagcagccagggctACACCTTCCCCATGGAGACCTTCAGGAGGCTCAAAGGGAACTTCTCACAGCTCCCAGATGTTGACTGCCTCGAGAACCCTCCTTTCCTCGTCCTGCTTGTGGCATCCTCGTTCCAGCAGGTGGATGCCAGGATGGCCATCAGGCACACCTGGGGCAAGGAGAGGACAGTGGCAGGGAAGCGCCTGGTGACGTTTTTCCTCCTGGGGAGCCCTGGGAATGCCAGCCAGCAGGCTGGCATCACTGCTGAGAGCCAGAGGTACAGAGACATCATCCAGAAGAACTTTACTGACACCTATTACAACCTGACCCTGAAGACCATGATGGGAATCGAGTGGATTCACAGGTTTTGTTCCCAGTCCAGCTTTGCCATGAAAACCGACACCGACGTGTTTGTCAATGTCTTTTACCTcactgagctgctcctgaggaaaaagaagactGCTGGATTCTTCACAGGCTTTTTAAAACTGCACGAGTACCCCATCAGGACAAGAGGGAGTAAGTGGTATGTGAGTAGGGAAGAGTATCCAGGAAAGACTTACCCACCCTTTTGTTCTGGGACTGGGTATGTTTTATCCAGTGATGTAGCCAGCCAGATCTATAACATTTCTGAGAGTGTTCCATTCATTAAACTGGAGGATGTGTTCATAGGACTGTGCCTTGACAAATTAAAAATTCGGCTGGAGGAGCTTCACTCGGAGCAGACGTTTTTCCCAGAAAGGATCAGGTTTTCTGTTCCTCGCTTTAGGAAAATCGTGACGTGCCATGGAATAAAACCACCCGAGCAGCTGAGCTACTGGAACCACTTGGTGGCAGGAACTCAAGGAGGAGTGCTCTAg